One window from the genome of Balaenoptera musculus isolate JJ_BM4_2016_0621 chromosome 3, mBalMus1.pri.v3, whole genome shotgun sequence encodes:
- the SPINK13 gene encoding serine protease inhibitor Kazal-type 13 produces the protein MAAFPCMTIFFLVSSTLAQIVFSDPDPFESVTSVSEIKLHGELFLLTYCVCTLFAEIFKPHDYSKWPMPPCKMYYPLDPLYEANCPEVTAYVCATNGHTYKNECFLCVDQWEFGPHIKFDKYGKCD, from the exons ATGGCTGCCTTTCCCTGCATGACCATATTTTTCCTGGTATCCTCCACTTTGGCACAGATTGTTTTTTCAG ATCCAGATCCATTTGAA TCAGTAACTTCAGTGAGTGAAATCAAACTCCATGGAGAACTGTTTCTTTTAACCTATTGTGTCTGTACTTTATTTGCAGAAATCTTCAAACCACATGACTATTCTAAATGGCCTAtg CCCCCATGTAAAATGTACTACCCACTGGATCCTCTTTATGAAGCAAACTGTCCTGAGGTGACAGCATATGTTTGTGCTACAAATGGCCACACTTACAAGAATGAGTGTTTCCTTTGTGTTGATCAGTG gGAATTCGGTCCTCATATTAAATTTGATAAATACGGAAAATGTGATTAA